A genomic region of Gemmata massiliana contains the following coding sequences:
- a CDS encoding molybdopterin oxidoreductase family protein, protein MSAIPPIPLSTLPEQALGVRTHCPYCAFQCGILMGEDLGGDMPRVSGDPHFPVNNGQLCIKGWSSAALLQHPQRVTTPQLRDEQGSWRDATWGEALDFVASKMIALRDQYGADVNGVFGSGALTNEKAYLLGKFARVALSTANIDYNGRFCMSSAGAAQTRAFGLDRGLPSPAADGEHAEGVMLVGANTADTLPPMMQWFDRQKAAGGRLIVADPRRSSTARVANLFLQVTPGTDLALANGLLYVAIEERLTDEQYITGRTTGFDAVRAIALQYHPARVERLTGIPEAQLRQAVRWLATAHSSMVLTGRGTEQHSKGVDSVHAWINLMLALGKVGKPNSGYGTLTGQGNGQGGREHGQKADQLPGYRLIEVDAHRAAVAQVWGVDPSALPRKGKSACELLDSLGPGGIRSLFVMGSNVAVAAPHLSRLEPKLKALDLLVVCDAFHNETSAHAHVFLPVFQWAEEDGTMTNLEGRVIRRRIVARPPTGPRSDLEVFHELATRLGCGEKFAFRTAESAFNELRRATAGAPADYSGITYAKIEHQDGVFWPCPSEEHTGSPRMFTERFAHADGRAKFFAVEHRAAGEEPDAEFPLLFTTGRYKEHYNSGAQTRTVGRLVNAQPVPRLEIHPRLARRHRVVTGSRVTIESRRAKVEFVAEVTPDIRPDTLFAPFHWGGRSAANLLTSAALDPVSRMPEFKLAAVRIAKVKT, encoded by the coding sequence GTGAGTGCGATCCCGCCGATTCCCCTGAGCACGCTCCCGGAACAAGCCCTCGGGGTGCGCACGCACTGCCCGTATTGCGCGTTCCAGTGCGGCATCCTGATGGGCGAAGACCTCGGCGGCGACATGCCGCGGGTGAGCGGCGATCCGCACTTCCCCGTGAACAACGGACAGCTCTGCATCAAGGGCTGGAGTTCGGCGGCGCTCCTCCAGCACCCGCAGCGAGTTACGACCCCGCAGCTCCGCGACGAGCAGGGTTCGTGGCGCGACGCGACGTGGGGCGAGGCACTCGATTTCGTCGCCTCGAAGATGATCGCGCTCCGCGACCAATACGGAGCCGATGTCAACGGCGTGTTCGGGTCCGGCGCACTGACGAACGAGAAAGCGTACCTGTTAGGGAAGTTCGCCCGCGTCGCGCTGAGCACGGCGAACATCGATTACAACGGCCGGTTCTGCATGTCGAGCGCGGGGGCGGCCCAGACCCGCGCGTTCGGGCTCGACCGGGGGCTGCCGTCCCCGGCCGCGGACGGGGAGCACGCGGAGGGGGTGATGCTCGTCGGCGCGAACACGGCCGACACGCTCCCGCCGATGATGCAGTGGTTCGACCGCCAGAAGGCCGCGGGCGGGCGCCTCATTGTGGCGGACCCGCGCCGGTCCTCGACCGCCCGCGTCGCGAACCTGTTTCTTCAGGTGACACCGGGAACCGACCTCGCACTGGCGAACGGCCTCCTCTACGTCGCCATCGAAGAGCGCCTGACCGACGAGCAATATATCACGGGCCGCACAACCGGCTTCGACGCAGTCCGAGCGATCGCGTTGCAGTACCACCCAGCGCGCGTCGAGCGCCTCACGGGAATCCCGGAAGCGCAATTGAGGCAAGCGGTACGCTGGCTGGCGACCGCTCACAGTTCGATGGTGCTCACCGGGCGCGGAACGGAACAGCACAGCAAGGGCGTGGACAGCGTTCACGCCTGGATCAACCTGATGCTCGCGCTGGGCAAAGTGGGCAAACCGAACAGCGGCTACGGCACACTGACCGGCCAGGGCAACGGACAGGGCGGGCGCGAGCACGGTCAGAAGGCGGACCAGCTCCCCGGTTATCGCCTCATCGAAGTGGACGCGCACCGCGCAGCCGTCGCTCAAGTGTGGGGCGTCGATCCTTCCGCCCTTCCGCGCAAAGGGAAAAGTGCATGCGAGTTGCTCGATTCACTCGGGCCGGGGGGCATTCGCAGCTTGTTCGTCATGGGGTCGAACGTCGCGGTCGCCGCGCCGCACCTGTCGCGACTCGAACCGAAGCTGAAGGCGCTCGACCTGCTCGTCGTGTGTGATGCGTTCCACAACGAGACCTCCGCACACGCACACGTCTTCCTTCCCGTGTTCCAGTGGGCGGAAGAAGACGGCACGATGACCAACCTGGAGGGGCGCGTGATCCGCAGGCGCATCGTGGCGCGCCCGCCGACCGGTCCGCGCAGCGACCTCGAAGTGTTCCACGAACTCGCCACGCGCCTCGGCTGCGGCGAGAAGTTCGCGTTCCGCACCGCGGAGAGCGCCTTCAACGAATTGCGGCGCGCCACCGCCGGCGCGCCGGCCGATTACTCGGGCATCACTTACGCGAAAATCGAACACCAGGACGGCGTGTTCTGGCCGTGCCCGTCGGAGGAGCACACCGGGTCGCCGCGCATGTTCACAGAACGATTCGCCCACGCGGACGGGCGCGCGAAGTTCTTCGCCGTCGAGCACCGTGCCGCGGGCGAAGAACCGGACGCGGAGTTCCCGCTGCTCTTCACCACGGGGCGCTACAAGGAGCACTACAACTCCGGCGCCCAAACCCGCACCGTGGGCCGACTCGTGAACGCGCAACCGGTTCCGCGCCTGGAGATACACCCGCGCCTCGCCCGGCGCCACCGCGTGGTCACCGGGAGCCGCGTCACGATCGAGAGCCGGCGCGCGAAGGTGGAGTTCGTGGCCGAGGTGACCCCGGACATCCGCCCGGACACGCTGTTCGCGCCGTTCCACTGGGGCGGGCGGTCCGCGGCGAACTTGCTCACGAGCGCGGCCCTCGATCCGGTCAGCAGGATGCCCGAATTCAAGCTCGCGGCGGTTCGTATCGCGAAGGTGAAGACATGA
- a CDS encoding Rieske (2Fe-2S) protein, which translates to MTATVTRVQLCTLNDLPTGLGRAFEVGGRPIAVFRGREGQVFAVDGKCPHKNGPLADGMLIGEQVVCPLHAFRFDGTSGACDQENVCGIQAYATEVRDGTVFVTVPLS; encoded by the coding sequence ATGACAGCCACAGTTACGCGAGTCCAGCTCTGCACGCTCAACGACCTCCCGACCGGACTCGGGCGCGCGTTCGAGGTCGGCGGGCGCCCGATCGCGGTGTTCCGCGGGCGCGAGGGCCAGGTGTTCGCGGTGGACGGCAAGTGCCCGCACAAGAACGGCCCGCTCGCGGACGGGATGCTGATCGGCGAGCAAGTCGTGTGTCCGCTGCACGCCTTCCGCTTCGACGGCACCTCGGGCGCGTGCGACCAGGAGAACGTGTGTGGGATTCAGGCTTATGCGACCGAAGTGCGTGACGGCACGGTGTTCGTAACGGTGCCGCTGTCGTGA
- the nirB gene encoding nitrite reductase large subunit NirB — protein MIRALHPQKPKLVVIGNGMAGARLLEDVLACDPTRFDITVFGDEPYGNYNRILLSNVLNGTQDAKEIFLNPLAWYEENGITLHAGKRVTKIDREAKQVFADDFSVEYDYLVFATGSKPFIPPIPGTPLHGVFAFRTLDDCRNIAEYAKGRKTAVVIGGGLLGLEAAKGLMTHNVEVTVVEMSPWLMSVQLDEAGGKVLGQTIANLGIKSRTGTVTKELLGHMNVTGVKFADGSEIPADMVVISAGIRPNSELARECGVTCDKAIVVDDQLRTNDPAVFGVGECVQHNGMIYGLVAPLWEQTKVLAKVLTGTDPAATYTGSKIATKLKVMGVELASMGRINDLQPTDEVVQFSEPARQVYWKAIVRDGKVSAACLLGDLAPADDLMRLFHAAGPVPDRRLELFFTAGSAKKEVSLADLPDSHQICDCNGVCKGTIVSAIKAGKCTVPAVGKATRAGTGCGSCKTLVKGLIEAVAGGVKADPSESWFVAAVPLDKPSLVAEVKARGLKSVSAVLRELGTGDDEKSRNGLASMLKGIWGTEYIDERDSRFINDRVHANIQKDGTFSVIPRIYGGITTAEDLIKIGHVAKKYAVPMVKFTGGQRIDLLGVKKEDLPGMWADLGMPSGHAYTKALRTVKTCVGSEFCRYGTNDSTGLGIDLEKRFQGFEFPAKVKLAVSGCPRNCAESTVKDVGVIATEGGEWEVSVGGAAGAHVRKTEVLCRVTTKEDALRVIGRFLIYYRDNAKWLERTYDFVPRLGIEKVREIIVNDSLGICAQLDVEVEKTIAAYVDPWLERDKPVYAGQFEDTKRVPLPVL, from the coding sequence ATGATTCGCGCACTCCACCCGCAAAAACCGAAGCTAGTCGTGATCGGGAACGGGATGGCCGGGGCACGGCTCCTCGAAGACGTGCTCGCGTGCGACCCGACGCGCTTCGACATCACCGTGTTCGGCGACGAGCCATACGGCAACTACAACCGCATCCTCCTGTCGAACGTGCTCAACGGCACGCAAGACGCGAAGGAGATCTTCCTCAACCCGCTCGCGTGGTACGAGGAGAACGGTATCACCCTGCACGCCGGGAAGCGCGTGACGAAGATCGATCGCGAGGCGAAACAAGTCTTCGCGGACGACTTCTCGGTCGAGTACGACTACCTCGTGTTCGCGACGGGCAGCAAGCCGTTCATCCCGCCGATCCCGGGCACGCCGCTCCACGGGGTGTTCGCGTTCCGCACCCTCGACGATTGCCGCAACATCGCCGAGTACGCGAAGGGGCGCAAGACCGCGGTCGTGATTGGCGGTGGGTTGCTCGGGCTAGAAGCCGCCAAGGGGCTGATGACCCACAACGTCGAGGTCACGGTCGTCGAAATGAGCCCGTGGCTGATGAGCGTGCAGCTCGACGAAGCCGGCGGGAAAGTGCTCGGCCAGACCATCGCGAACCTCGGGATCAAGTCGCGTACCGGAACGGTCACGAAAGAACTGCTCGGCCACATGAACGTGACCGGCGTGAAGTTCGCGGACGGGAGCGAGATCCCGGCCGACATGGTGGTGATCTCCGCCGGTATCCGGCCGAACTCGGAACTCGCACGCGAATGCGGCGTCACCTGCGACAAAGCGATCGTCGTCGACGACCAACTCCGCACGAACGACCCGGCGGTGTTCGGTGTGGGCGAGTGCGTTCAGCACAACGGGATGATCTACGGCCTCGTCGCCCCGCTATGGGAACAGACGAAGGTGCTCGCGAAGGTGCTCACCGGCACCGATCCGGCCGCTACCTACACCGGCTCGAAGATCGCGACCAAGCTCAAGGTGATGGGCGTCGAACTCGCGAGCATGGGGCGCATCAACGACCTCCAGCCGACCGACGAAGTGGTGCAGTTCAGTGAACCGGCACGGCAAGTGTACTGGAAGGCCATCGTCCGCGATGGGAAGGTGAGTGCCGCGTGCCTTCTAGGGGATCTGGCGCCCGCCGACGACCTGATGCGCCTGTTCCACGCGGCCGGCCCGGTGCCCGACCGCCGGCTCGAGCTCTTCTTCACCGCGGGTTCGGCAAAGAAAGAAGTTTCGCTCGCGGATCTGCCCGATTCCCACCAGATCTGCGATTGCAACGGCGTGTGCAAGGGCACCATCGTCTCGGCGATCAAAGCGGGCAAGTGTACCGTGCCCGCGGTCGGCAAAGCGACGCGAGCCGGGACCGGGTGCGGCTCGTGCAAGACGCTCGTGAAGGGGCTGATCGAAGCGGTCGCGGGCGGCGTGAAGGCCGACCCGAGCGAGTCGTGGTTCGTCGCGGCCGTTCCGCTCGACAAGCCGTCGCTCGTCGCGGAAGTGAAGGCGCGCGGGCTGAAGAGCGTGTCCGCGGTGCTCCGCGAACTCGGCACCGGCGACGACGAAAAGAGCCGCAACGGGCTGGCGTCGATGCTCAAGGGCATTTGGGGGACGGAGTACATCGACGAGCGCGACAGCCGGTTCATCAACGACCGCGTTCACGCGAACATCCAGAAGGACGGCACATTCTCGGTGATCCCGCGCATCTACGGCGGCATCACGACGGCCGAAGACCTCATCAAGATCGGGCACGTCGCGAAGAAGTACGCGGTACCGATGGTGAAGTTCACGGGCGGTCAGCGCATCGACCTGCTCGGCGTCAAGAAAGAAGACCTGCCCGGTATGTGGGCCGACCTCGGGATGCCCAGCGGTCACGCCTACACGAAGGCGCTCCGCACTGTGAAGACCTGTGTCGGCAGCGAGTTCTGCCGGTACGGGACGAACGACAGCACCGGCCTCGGGATCGATCTGGAGAAGCGGTTCCAGGGGTTCGAGTTCCCGGCGAAGGTGAAGCTCGCGGTGAGCGGGTGCCCGCGGAACTGTGCCGAATCGACCGTCAAGGACGTCGGCGTGATCGCCACCGAGGGCGGCGAGTGGGAAGTGAGCGTCGGCGGCGCGGCCGGTGCCCACGTCCGCAAGACCGAAGTGCTGTGCCGCGTGACCACTAAGGAAGACGCGCTCCGCGTGATCGGTCGGTTCCTCATCTACTACCGCGACAACGCGAAGTGGCTCGAACGCACATACGACTTCGTTCCGCGGCTCGGCATCGAGAAGGTGCGCGAAATCATCGTGAACGACTCGCTCGGGATCTGCGCCCAACTCGACGTGGAAGTGGAGAAGACCATCGCCGCCTACGTCGATCCGTGGCTGGAGCGGGACAAGCCCGTGTACGCCGGCCAGTTCGAGGACACGAAGCGGGTACCGCTCCCGGTGCTGTAA
- the cobA gene encoding uroporphyrinogen-III C-methyltransferase, with translation MGRFASAGVVYLVGAGPGAPDLITVRGLRVLQSADVVLHDALVSPELLAEVGPNAELVSVGKRGYCTGSTKQETINDALVRLAREGKSVCRLKCGDPCVFGRGGEEAEVLAEAGIPFEIVPGVTSAAGACAAAGIPITHRAAGQAVALVTGHHDPDSPECTLDWDALARMPGVAFYMGVRHVAKIAAKLSDSGLASSTPAAVIESGTLPAQRVLVGDLSDIGGLAESATIRGPAIFVVGEVVRFREKLLGLVSTNASATELTRPTN, from the coding sequence GTGGGCCGGTTCGCGTCAGCAGGAGTGGTGTACTTGGTCGGGGCCGGTCCCGGCGCCCCAGACCTCATCACCGTTCGCGGGCTGCGCGTCCTGCAGTCAGCCGATGTCGTGCTTCACGATGCGCTCGTCTCCCCCGAGCTGCTCGCAGAAGTTGGGCCGAACGCGGAACTCGTTTCCGTCGGGAAGCGCGGGTACTGCACCGGCTCCACCAAACAAGAAACGATCAACGACGCACTCGTGCGACTCGCCCGTGAGGGCAAATCGGTGTGCCGGTTGAAGTGCGGCGACCCGTGTGTGTTCGGGCGCGGCGGCGAAGAAGCCGAAGTGCTCGCGGAAGCCGGTATCCCGTTCGAGATCGTGCCAGGCGTGACTTCGGCCGCGGGCGCGTGTGCCGCGGCGGGCATCCCGATCACGCACCGCGCCGCCGGCCAAGCTGTTGCTCTCGTTACTGGGCACCACGACCCCGACTCGCCCGAATGCACCCTCGATTGGGACGCCCTCGCTCGAATGCCAGGTGTGGCGTTCTACATGGGCGTCCGCCACGTTGCGAAGATCGCCGCAAAGCTGAGTGACAGCGGATTGGCATCAAGCACGCCGGCGGCGGTGATCGAGTCCGGCACGCTCCCTGCACAGCGCGTGCTCGTGGGCGACCTGAGCGACATCGGCGGGTTGGCCGAATCCGCGACGATTCGCGGGCCGGCGATCTTCGTCGTCGGTGAAGTCGTCCGGTTCCGCGAGAAGCTGCTCGGCCTCGTATCGACGAACGCGAGCGCCACAGAACTAACCCGACCGACCAACTGA
- a CDS encoding sensor histidine kinase, with protein MQPVTLAVVLVATVFVIDLCLPLGVASAVPYTFAVLLALRAKSGWVGPTVAVLCGVLTFVKMGIVPERGNTEMWKVIANRCLALFAIGMTTLLGLLRRRAEAQVRQHESDLARMSRLAVAGELATVLAHELNQPLAAVCLQADMAALLATESTSAGLRAALGEVAEQSHRAAEIVRSIRRTVRRTDTERGPVDLNEAVRVVARLLEWRARRTGVSVELNLAPEPLPPTYGDRVQLEQVLFNLLQNAIEAVETVHGPRVIVMETAPVGVWLTAHVRDSGPGLADPERVFEQFYTTKPEGMGLGLAISRSIVTAHGGVLTAVARPEGGAEFTCILPIYREEKG; from the coding sequence ATGCAACCGGTAACTCTCGCTGTCGTGCTGGTCGCGACCGTGTTCGTAATTGATTTGTGCCTCCCGCTCGGTGTGGCGAGTGCGGTGCCGTACACGTTCGCGGTACTTCTCGCGCTCCGCGCGAAATCCGGTTGGGTCGGGCCGACCGTGGCTGTACTGTGTGGCGTGCTGACGTTCGTGAAAATGGGGATCGTGCCCGAACGCGGGAACACCGAGATGTGGAAGGTGATCGCGAACCGGTGCCTCGCACTGTTCGCGATCGGCATGACCACACTGCTCGGGTTGCTCCGGCGCCGGGCCGAGGCCCAAGTTCGGCAGCACGAATCAGACCTCGCCCGGATGAGCCGACTGGCCGTCGCGGGTGAACTCGCCACGGTTCTCGCGCACGAACTGAATCAGCCGCTCGCCGCAGTGTGCCTCCAGGCGGACATGGCCGCGCTCCTGGCGACCGAATCGACTTCTGCCGGATTGAGGGCCGCACTGGGCGAGGTCGCGGAGCAGTCGCACCGGGCCGCCGAGATCGTGCGATCGATCCGCCGAACTGTTCGGCGGACAGATACTGAGCGCGGGCCGGTAGACTTAAATGAGGCCGTTCGCGTTGTGGCCCGGCTCCTCGAATGGCGGGCGCGGCGAACCGGGGTGAGCGTGGAGCTGAATTTGGCGCCCGAGCCGCTCCCTCCGACGTATGGCGACCGCGTACAACTCGAACAGGTGCTTTTTAACCTGCTCCAGAACGCGATCGAAGCGGTGGAAACTGTTCACGGACCGCGAGTTATTGTCATGGAGACGGCACCGGTTGGCGTCTGGCTCACCGCACACGTGCGCGATTCGGGGCCGGGATTGGCCGACCCCGAGCGCGTGTTCGAGCAGTTCTACACCACCAAGCCCGAGGGCATGGGGCTCGGGTTGGCGATCAGCCGGTCGATTGTGACCGCCCACGGCGGGGTGCTCACGGCCGTCGCGCGGCCCGAGGGCGGAGCGGAGTTCACCTGCATACTACCGATCTACCGGGAGGAAAAGGGGTGA
- a CDS encoding response regulator transcription factor, which translates to MSTEPTIFVVDDDEAVGRALASAGMLLGHPVRAFTSAAAFLAEYDRDQPGCLVLDIRMPGMTGLELQRVLADSGATIPVVMISGHADVRIAVEAMTLGAVTLLEKPFRLDELLTHVRRALEKDRTDRAARQQSADVDARLAVLTAKEREVLEMIAAGKSNREMADTLGLSVRAVEDRRSRLMKKVNASSVAELVKLLAGRSS; encoded by the coding sequence GTGAGCACGGAACCAACGATTTTCGTGGTCGACGACGATGAGGCGGTCGGGCGCGCACTGGCGAGCGCCGGGATGTTGCTAGGCCACCCCGTGCGGGCGTTCACATCGGCTGCCGCGTTCCTCGCGGAATACGACCGCGATCAGCCCGGGTGCCTGGTGCTCGATATCCGGATGCCGGGGATGACGGGACTGGAGCTCCAGCGCGTGCTCGCCGATTCGGGCGCAACGATTCCCGTGGTCATGATTAGCGGGCACGCGGACGTGCGGATCGCGGTCGAGGCGATGACGCTCGGTGCGGTCACACTATTGGAGAAACCGTTCCGGTTGGACGAACTGCTCACCCACGTTCGGCGCGCGCTGGAGAAGGACCGCACCGATCGTGCTGCACGCCAACAATCGGCGGACGTGGACGCTCGGCTCGCGGTGCTGACCGCCAAGGAGCGCGAGGTGCTGGAGATGATCGCGGCCGGGAAATCGAACCGAGAAATGGCCGACACGCTCGGTCTCAGCGTCCGGGCCGTGGAGGACCGGCGGTCGCGCCTCATGAAGAAGGTGAACGCGAGCTCCGTCGCGGAACTGGTGAAGTTGCTCGCCGGGCGGAGTTCGTAG
- a CDS encoding 2OG-Fe(II) oxygenase, with product MRKEFLSERDDLFVVHEFLLPDECDYYIAMTESAGYGDAPITTMSGPVMRKDIRNNDRVMIDDPRIAETIWGRLKAFVPERVQFWFPVGLNERFRFYRYDPGQQFDWHFDGAYERSPLERSAFTFMIYLNGGVAGGATEFNLRSHGGTRSDDPIVRVQPEAGKALVFPHRIYHRGAPVADGRKYVMRTDIMCRWAGGE from the coding sequence ATGCGCAAAGAGTTCCTATCCGAACGCGACGACCTGTTCGTCGTTCACGAGTTCCTCTTGCCGGACGAGTGCGATTACTACATCGCGATGACCGAGTCCGCCGGGTACGGCGACGCGCCGATCACGACGATGAGTGGCCCCGTTATGCGGAAGGACATCCGCAACAACGACCGCGTGATGATCGACGACCCGCGGATCGCCGAAACGATCTGGGGCCGGCTGAAGGCGTTCGTACCGGAGCGCGTGCAGTTCTGGTTCCCGGTCGGGCTGAACGAGCGGTTCCGGTTCTACCGGTACGATCCGGGCCAGCAGTTCGACTGGCACTTCGACGGGGCCTACGAGCGCTCCCCGTTGGAGCGGAGCGCGTTCACGTTCATGATCTACCTGAACGGCGGGGTCGCGGGCGGCGCGACCGAGTTCAATCTGCGCTCCCACGGCGGAACGCGGAGCGACGATCCGATCGTGCGCGTGCAACCAGAAGCGGGCAAGGCGCTGGTGTTCCCGCACCGCATTTACCACCGCGGTGCTCCGGTCGCCGATGGGCGCAAGTACGTGATGCGCACCGACATCATGTGCCGCTGGGCCGGTGGTGAGTGA